In a single window of the Gossypium hirsutum isolate 1008001.06 chromosome D02, Gossypium_hirsutum_v2.1, whole genome shotgun sequence genome:
- the LOC107907877 gene encoding uncharacterized protein, translating into MADALATLASMINVNKQEDVKPIQMSIYEVPAHCYNINDEEEKDGYPWYHDILRYVKNREYPGQATENEKRTLRRLANDYVLNGEILYRRGKDQVLLRCVDVVEA; encoded by the coding sequence atggccgacgcaTTGGCTACATTAGCCTCTATGATCAATGTGAATAAacaagaggatgtgaagcctatccagatGAGCATTTATGAGGTTCCAGCCCATTGTTACAACATTAATGATGAAGAAGAGAAGGATGGTTACCCCTGGTATCATGACATACTGCGATATGTAAAGAATCGCGAGTATCCCGGCCAAGCaactgaaaatgaaaaaagaacatTGAGAAGGTTGGCCAACGACTATGTCTTAAATGGAGAGATCTTATAtagaagaggaaaagatcaggtgctgctAAGATGTGTGGACGTTGTGGAGGCCTAG